CGCCGCGGTGATCGTCGCGCCGGCCCTGACGAGACTCGGCGTCCCAGAGCTGGCCGCTCACATGTTCATCTTCTACTACTCGATCCTCTCGGAGGTCTCGCCACCCGTGGGGCTGTCACCGCTGGCGGCGGCCGCGCTGACTGGCGGCCGGCCGTTCCGTACGATGATGATGGCCTGGAAGTACACGCTGCCTGCGTTCGTGGTGCCGTTCATGTTCACCATCCACAGGTCCGGGATGGGACTGCTGCTGCAGGCCCCCTGGCAGACCGTGGCGCACGTTACCATCACGGCCGTGTTCGGTCTCAGCGCGCTGGCCGCAGGGATAACGGGCTGGTTCCTGAGGCGATGCGCGCTGCCTGAGCGGATGGTGCTGGCCGCGGCCGGTGTGGTGCTGATCTACCCCGCAGGACTCCAGGACGCGGTGGCGATCGCGGCCATTGCAGCGGTAGCCGCGATTCAGTGGTTCACAGGCCGGAGCACGACCAAGGCAGCCGTGGGGCGAACGTCGTGACAGAGTGGGGTGAGTGCCGTGGCAGAGCAACACGCGCAACCTGAGTCCGAGCCCCAGCCCGAGGGCGAGGGCAGCCCCCATCCCCTGCCGGACGCCATGTCCCTTGTGGGCACGTTCCTCAGCCTGCTGGCTGCGAGGGCCTGGCAGGCCATGGGGCTCGTGCCGGATCCCGCGACGAAGCAGGTCGAGCGGAAGCTCGACGACGCGCAGATCGCGATTGACGCCGCAGCGGCCCTGGCCGACGTCATCCGCCCCCGCGTGGGGGAGCGCGAGCGCCGCGAGGTCGAGGCGCTGATCACCAATCTGCGGCTGAACTTCGTCGAGCAGAAGAGCAAGGCGCCGTAGGGAGCGCCGAATGGACGACCTCTTCCGCTACATTGACTCGCACGGCGAGGCGTTCATCCACGACCTGCAGCGCCTCTGCCGCCAGCCGTCCATCTCGGCGCAGGGTGTGGGCCTGGAAGAGTGCGCCTCGCTGCTCGTGGCGCAGATGCAGGCCAAGGGTATCCCTGCGCGGACGGAACCATCCCTGGGCGGCCCGCCGCTCGTGGTGGCCGAGATCCCCGGCAGTAGCCCGCGCACGCTGCTGATCTACGGTCACTACGACGTCCAGCCGACCGACCCGCTCGACGAGTGGACCTCGGACCCGTTCGCCGCCGAGATCCGCGACGGCCGTCTCTATGCCCGCGGCGCCCAGGATACCAAGGGCAACATCATGGCGCGCCTGGCCGCGGTGGAGGCCTGGCTGCGCGTGCGCGGCCGGCTGCCGGTCGGCGTCAAGTTTATCATCGAGGGAGAGGAAGAGATCGGCAGCCCGCACCTCGGCGAGACCCTGCGGGAGCGGCCTGAACTGGCACGGGCCGACGCCTGCATCTGGGAGTCGGGCGCCAAGGATCATCGTGACGTCCTGAACATCTACCTGGGCGTGAAGGGCATCTGCTACGTCGAGTTGGAGGTGCAGGGAGCCAACCGAGACCTTCACTCCTCGGCGGGTGCGACCATCCCCAACCCGGCCTGGCGGCTCGTGTGGGCGCTGGCCACCATCAAGGGACCTGACGAGCAGGTTCGCATCCCCGGGTTCTACGACGGCGTGGTCGAGCCCAGCCCGGCAGAGATGGTCCAACTGGAGCGCATAGCCGCGGCGCGCGACGACGAGACGATCCGCCGCGACCTGGGACTCAAGATGTTCCTGAAGGGCATGACCGGCGTCGAACTCGTCAAGCACCACCTGTTCCGGCCCACCTGCACGATCTGCGGCCTCACCGCGGGCTACTCCGGAGCGGGATCGAAGACGGTGCTGCCGCGGAGGGCTAGCGCCAAGGTTGATTTCCGGATCGTGCCCAATCAGAGGGCAGAGGAGATCGTAGCCATGCTTCGCGAGCACCTGCGCCGCGAGGCGTACGGCGACGTCACGGTGCGCGCGTTCGGGCTCGAAGACCCCTACAAGACGCCGTTTGACGCGCCGATCGTGGAAGTCGTCGCCGAGGCCGCCGAGGAGGTCTACGGCCACGCTCCGATCATCCTCCCCACCATGGCGGCGACCGGGCCGATGCACGCCGTGTGCGGGCAGTCCGGCATGCCGGCCGTAGGCACGGGCATAGGCCATGCCAAGGGGAACAGCCACGGGCCGAACGAGAACATCCGGCTGGCGGACTACATCCAGGGGATCAAGCACATCGCGCTGATCCTGGAGCGGTTCGCGGGCTAGCGCCCGGCCAGAAACGCTTCCACGCGCGGCCGCGTCGGGATTGGGGCGACCGCGCCAAGCCCGGTCGTGGTGAGCGCGCCCACGGCGTTGGCAAAGAAGGCCGCGCGCTCCGGGGTGGCTCCGCGCAGCCACTCGACGAGGAAGGCTGCGGCGAACGCATCGCCCGCACCGGTTGCATCAAGTACATCCACCTTGCAGGCCCGGACCTTCACGGCGGCGCCCTCCGAAGAGACGACCATGCAGCCGCCGGCCCCCATCTTGATGATGACCAGGCGCGGGCCCGCGGCTGCCAGGCGCCGGGCCACATCCTCGACCGGCTCGTCGCCGTACAGGTGGCCTGCGTCCTCTGTGCTCATGAAGACGACGTCGGCCCGTGGGATGACGCTCCCCGAGGCCGCGCGCGCAACGGAGAGCGGCCACAGCTTGGGCCGGATGTTGGCGTCATAGCTCACCAGCGCCCCGCCCCCCCTCGCCCTATCGATCGCCGCGTCTACAGCGGCCCGGCTCGACTCAGAGATGGCCTGGGAGATCCCGCTCGTGTGGAAGAGCCGGGCCCCGGCCAGGTATCCTGGGTCCACATCCTCGGGGCAGAGGCGGCTGGCGGCCGACGCGGCGCGGTAGTAGGTGAAGTCGTGCCCGCCTTCCTGCCTTTGTGAGATGAAGTAGACCGCGGTGAACCCCTCGGGCTCAACGACGACGCGCGAGGCGTCCACGCCCTCCCTGCGCCACATATCGAGGAACGACCTGCCGAACTCGTCGCCGCCGACCCTGGTGATGTAGCCCGTGGAAGCACCCAGCCGGGCCGCGGCCACGATGAAGTTCGAGGTATCGCCGCCGAAGCCGCGATGGAACACGGTCACATCGCCGAGCCTGCCGCGCTCCGCGGCAGCGAACTCGACCATCGGCTCGCCCAGGGCTACTATCTCCGGCAACGCGCCCACCTACAACCCGCCCACCTACAACCCGCCTCTGCCGCTACGCATGCCCTGCCGGGACCCCCTCTCCAGCCCATCCCAGCGCGCGAGAGATCCGTATGGCCGCCTCGCGCACACGCGGCCCCAGCTCCCGCCTGATCCGCTCAAGCGTGATGTTCTTCGTGGAACCAGACAGGCTGATCGCGCCTGCCACCGCGCCCCGATGGTCGAAGATCGGGGCGCCCACGCAGCGGATACCCTCCTCGTTCTCTATGTTGTCTATGGCGTATCCCCGTGCGCGGGTGGCGGCAAGCTCGGCCGTCATCCGCTCGGGATCTGTGATCGTCCTGGGAGTCCGGCGGGGCATGCCGACCGTGTGGAGGATTCCCTGCACAGCATCGGGCGGCATGCAGGCGAGCATTGCCTTGCCCAGCGAGGTGCAGTGGGCCGGCATTATCCTGCCGATGGCAGATGCCATGCGGAACGGCCCGGGCGGCTCTGCCTTCTCGATGTAGACGACCTGCCCCTGTTCGAGGACTCCCATGTGCACGGTCAAACCGGTATCATCGCGCAGGTCGAGCACGTGCGGCCGGCTGGCGGCGCGCAGCTCCGTCTGCTCGAGCCGCTGTGCCGCGAGCCAGAGGATGCGTGATCCGA
The Armatimonadota bacterium DNA segment above includes these coding regions:
- a CDS encoding DUF1844 domain-containing protein: MAEQHAQPESEPQPEGEGSPHPLPDAMSLVGTFLSLLAARAWQAMGLVPDPATKQVERKLDDAQIAIDAAAALADVIRPRVGERERREVEALITNLRLNFVEQKSKAP
- a CDS encoding M20/M25/M40 family metallo-hydrolase, translated to MDDLFRYIDSHGEAFIHDLQRLCRQPSISAQGVGLEECASLLVAQMQAKGIPARTEPSLGGPPLVVAEIPGSSPRTLLIYGHYDVQPTDPLDEWTSDPFAAEIRDGRLYARGAQDTKGNIMARLAAVEAWLRVRGRLPVGVKFIIEGEEEIGSPHLGETLRERPELARADACIWESGAKDHRDVLNIYLGVKGICYVELEVQGANRDLHSSAGATIPNPAWRLVWALATIKGPDEQVRIPGFYDGVVEPSPAEMVQLERIAAARDDETIRRDLGLKMFLKGMTGVELVKHHLFRPTCTICGLTAGYSGAGSKTVLPRRASAKVDFRIVPNQRAEEIVAMLREHLRREAYGDVTVRAFGLEDPYKTPFDAPIVEVVAEAAEEVYGHAPIILPTMAATGPMHAVCGQSGMPAVGTGIGHAKGNSHGPNENIRLADYIQGIKHIALILERFAG
- a CDS encoding sugar kinase; its protein translation is MPEIVALGEPMVEFAAAERGRLGDVTVFHRGFGGDTSNFIVAAARLGASTGYITRVGGDEFGRSFLDMWRREGVDASRVVVEPEGFTAVYFISQRQEGGHDFTYYRAASAASRLCPEDVDPGYLAGARLFHTSGISQAISESSRAAVDAAIDRARGGGALVSYDANIRPKLWPLSVARAASGSVIPRADVVFMSTEDAGHLYGDEPVEDVARRLAAAGPRLVIIKMGAGGCMVVSSEGAAVKVRACKVDVLDATGAGDAFAAAFLVEWLRGATPERAAFFANAVGALTTTGLGAVAPIPTRPRVEAFLAGR
- a CDS encoding IclR family transcriptional regulator — translated: MTRGSRSSTIARNSVQSVDRAMAILEAMGRAGRSLSAKEISALVSLPRPTVYRLLGALGGHGAVAATDGGFVIGSRILWLAAQRLEQTELRAASRPHVLDLRDDTGLTVHMGVLEQGQVVYIEKAEPPGPFRMASAIGRIMPAHCTSLGKAMLACMPPDAVQGILHTVGMPRRTPRTITDPERMTAELAATRARGYAIDNIENEEGIRCVGAPIFDHRGAVAGAISLSGSTKNITLERIRRELGPRVREAAIRISRALGWAGEGVPAGHA